A portion of the Plodia interpunctella isolate USDA-ARS_2022_Savannah chromosome 4, ilPloInte3.2, whole genome shotgun sequence genome contains these proteins:
- the Arv1 gene encoding protein ARV1 isoform X1: MAENKQYRCVNCGKPHSALFKTYGPSVLKLTKCDKCKGIVDKYIEYDPVIVMIDIVLISKEAQWHVLYNTEFKSYWKLFIILVMVETYGLWRRDSLFNIAVDSFCGMQNGSNNNTFFNTVVPEIFKNKCWAWEQQSRSSNNDLFIMEKDFYVQFISTFSGIVMFILTFHGLMKLTKPASSRYDVSLLRVIKGFSLANMSVLFTLPMLVWGNADTSQETKTIHYLLVFGYSFMVFFNVFTVVYGRGGARALAASAALRFLASFHVTPALRTYIL, from the exons ATGGCTGAAAACAAGCAATACAGATGCGTGAATTGTGGCAAACCCCACAGTGCTCTATTTAAAACGTACGGACCGTCAGTTTTAAAACTAACCAAATGT GATAAATGTAAAGGAATAGTTGACAAATACATAGAATATGATCCTGTTATTGTTATGATAGACATTGTCTTGATCTCAAAAGAAGCACAATGgcatgttttatataatacagaGTTTAAG TCATACTGGAAGCTATTCATCATCCTAGTTATGGTGGAGACATATGGACTGTGGAGGCGAGACAGCCTGTTCAATATTGCTGTGGACTCCTTCTGTGGCATGCAAAATGGGTCTAACAATAATACATTCTT CAACACAGTAGTGCCAGAGATTTTTAAGAACAAATGCTGGGCGTGGGAGCAACAGAGCAGGAGCAGCAACAATGATCTGTTCATCATGGAGAAGGATTTCTATGTGCAGTTCATATCCACATTCAGTG GAATAGTGATGTTCATTCTGACATTTCACGGGCTGATGAAGTTGACAAAACCGGCGTCATCTCGTTATGATG TATCACTTCTCCGAGTAATAAAGGGGTTTTCCCTCGCCAACATGAGTGTACTGTTCACACTGCCGATGCTGGTGTGGGGCAACGCTGACACCTCGCAGGAGACCAAGACGATTCACTACCTACTCGTGTTCGGATACAGCTTCATGGTGTTCTTCAATGTTTTCACAG TGGTGTACgggcgcggcggcgcgcgcgcgctggcGGCGAGCGCGGCGCTGCGCTTCCTCGCCAGCTTCCACGTCACGCCCGCGCTGCGGACCTACATCCtctaa
- the Arv1 gene encoding protein ARV1 isoform X2 → MRYLHHDKCKGIVDKYIEYDPVIVMIDIVLISKEAQWHVLYNTEFKSYWKLFIILVMVETYGLWRRDSLFNIAVDSFCGMQNGSNNNTFFNTVVPEIFKNKCWAWEQQSRSSNNDLFIMEKDFYVQFISTFSGIVMFILTFHGLMKLTKPASSRYDVSLLRVIKGFSLANMSVLFTLPMLVWGNADTSQETKTIHYLLVFGYSFMVFFNVFTVVYGRGGARALAASAALRFLASFHVTPALRTYIL, encoded by the exons ATGCGATATTTACATCAT GATAAATGTAAAGGAATAGTTGACAAATACATAGAATATGATCCTGTTATTGTTATGATAGACATTGTCTTGATCTCAAAAGAAGCACAATGgcatgttttatataatacagaGTTTAAG TCATACTGGAAGCTATTCATCATCCTAGTTATGGTGGAGACATATGGACTGTGGAGGCGAGACAGCCTGTTCAATATTGCTGTGGACTCCTTCTGTGGCATGCAAAATGGGTCTAACAATAATACATTCTT CAACACAGTAGTGCCAGAGATTTTTAAGAACAAATGCTGGGCGTGGGAGCAACAGAGCAGGAGCAGCAACAATGATCTGTTCATCATGGAGAAGGATTTCTATGTGCAGTTCATATCCACATTCAGTG GAATAGTGATGTTCATTCTGACATTTCACGGGCTGATGAAGTTGACAAAACCGGCGTCATCTCGTTATGATG TATCACTTCTCCGAGTAATAAAGGGGTTTTCCCTCGCCAACATGAGTGTACTGTTCACACTGCCGATGCTGGTGTGGGGCAACGCTGACACCTCGCAGGAGACCAAGACGATTCACTACCTACTCGTGTTCGGATACAGCTTCATGGTGTTCTTCAATGTTTTCACAG TGGTGTACgggcgcggcggcgcgcgcgcgctggcGGCGAGCGCGGCGCTGCGCTTCCTCGCCAGCTTCCACGTCACGCCCGCGCTGCGGACCTACATCCtctaa
- the Arv1 gene encoding uncharacterized protein Arv1 isoform X3: protein MIDIVLISKEAQWHVLYNTEFKSYWKLFIILVMVETYGLWRRDSLFNIAVDSFCGMQNGSNNNTFFNTVVPEIFKNKCWAWEQQSRSSNNDLFIMEKDFYVQFISTFSGIVMFILTFHGLMKLTKPASSRYDVSLLRVIKGFSLANMSVLFTLPMLVWGNADTSQETKTIHYLLVFGYSFMVFFNVFTVVYGRGGARALAASAALRFLASFHVTPALRTYIL from the exons ATGATAGACATTGTCTTGATCTCAAAAGAAGCACAATGgcatgttttatataatacagaGTTTAAG TCATACTGGAAGCTATTCATCATCCTAGTTATGGTGGAGACATATGGACTGTGGAGGCGAGACAGCCTGTTCAATATTGCTGTGGACTCCTTCTGTGGCATGCAAAATGGGTCTAACAATAATACATTCTT CAACACAGTAGTGCCAGAGATTTTTAAGAACAAATGCTGGGCGTGGGAGCAACAGAGCAGGAGCAGCAACAATGATCTGTTCATCATGGAGAAGGATTTCTATGTGCAGTTCATATCCACATTCAGTG GAATAGTGATGTTCATTCTGACATTTCACGGGCTGATGAAGTTGACAAAACCGGCGTCATCTCGTTATGATG TATCACTTCTCCGAGTAATAAAGGGGTTTTCCCTCGCCAACATGAGTGTACTGTTCACACTGCCGATGCTGGTGTGGGGCAACGCTGACACCTCGCAGGAGACCAAGACGATTCACTACCTACTCGTGTTCGGATACAGCTTCATGGTGTTCTTCAATGTTTTCACAG TGGTGTACgggcgcggcggcgcgcgcgcgctggcGGCGAGCGCGGCGCTGCGCTTCCTCGCCAGCTTCCACGTCACGCCCGCGCTGCGGACCTACATCCtctaa